In Maridesulfovibrio frigidus DSM 17176, a genomic segment contains:
- a CDS encoding YkgJ family cysteine cluster protein, with amino-acid sequence MCGKCCQEICLYVGSKWLKTEKQVRREAIEHPYLNHFEPFGKTDDGFLKFTCTRLNENGTCSDYEGRPLLCKKFPGTSIYFQHGQLPEGCGFRMSTEMDFEKVLDDARETDDGLEYDEKLHSSDSIKIPGKKDS; translated from the coding sequence ATGTGTGGAAAATGCTGTCAGGAAATATGCCTTTATGTGGGTTCTAAATGGCTTAAAACAGAGAAACAAGTCCGCAGAGAAGCTATTGAACATCCATACCTGAATCACTTCGAGCCATTCGGTAAAACGGATGACGGGTTCCTCAAATTTACCTGCACCAGACTAAACGAAAACGGAACATGCTCAGATTATGAAGGTCGTCCTTTGCTGTGCAAAAAGTTTCCGGGCACATCCATATATTTCCAGCACGGGCAACTTCCCGAAGGGTGCGGCTTTAGAATGTCCACCGAGATGGATTTCGAAAAAGTACTGGATGATGCTCGCGAGACAGATGACGGACTTGAATATGATGAAAAGCTTCACAGCAGCGATAGTATAAAAATACCCGGTAAGAAGGATTCTTAA
- a CDS encoding OsmC family protein, with the protein MKKIEIEFGSGKKLKATGEDFVINTDQPVAGGGEGSAPNPLDLFISSLATCAAHYARKFCDSRDLSIDGLSLTVEYDQHPETAMISKVQYQLSLPEGFPEKYKAALLRTIDLCTVKKHLLNSPSFELEIV; encoded by the coding sequence ATGAAAAAAATTGAAATTGAATTCGGCAGTGGCAAAAAGTTGAAAGCAACCGGTGAAGACTTTGTAATCAATACAGATCAGCCTGTTGCAGGCGGAGGCGAAGGTTCCGCACCTAACCCGCTAGATCTATTTATATCTTCCCTTGCGACTTGCGCGGCTCACTACGCCAGAAAATTCTGTGATTCCAGAGACCTCTCAATTGACGGGCTGTCTCTTACTGTCGAATATGATCAACACCCTGAAACTGCCATGATATCCAAAGTGCAGTACCAATTGAGCCTGCCGGAAGGATTTCCTGAAAAATACAAGGCGGCCCTGCTCAGAACAATTGATCTTTGCACTGTGAAAAAACATCTGCTGAACTCTCCGTCATTTGAACTCGAGATAGTTTAG
- a CDS encoding heme biosynthesis protein HemY: MLKITTEAKEVLDQHFDGKDKEPIRIYIASACSGSRLALGLDAAKDGDETINLEGFDFVLDKDLLDQAKPMEIHLTPMGVEVSSSLVFEEKPESGEGGGCGSCGCGGSCG, from the coding sequence ATGCTCAAAATTACTACAGAAGCGAAAGAAGTTCTCGACCAGCACTTTGACGGTAAAGATAAAGAACCAATTCGCATATACATTGCATCCGCTTGTAGCGGTAGCCGTCTTGCTCTAGGGCTTGATGCAGCTAAAGACGGAGATGAAACCATCAACCTAGAAGGTTTTGACTTTGTTCTTGATAAGGATTTGCTCGATCAGGCAAAACCAATGGAAATCCACTTGACACCAATGGGTGTTGAAGTTTCCTCATCCTTAGTATTCGAAGAAAAACCTGAAAGTGGTGAAGGCGGCGGCTGCGGTAGCTGCGGATGCGGCGGAAGCTGCGGCTAG